From the Sphingobacteriales bacterium genome, the window CTGATGATATTTAACGGTACAACCACTCCCATGACATGGAAAAACAGACCTCCGCTGGCATTTTTTGGCGATTACAGGCTGAATGCCTTAAAACAGTCATTTTTAGTAAGCTATCATCGAACCGGTAGTGCATTTTATTCCTTTGGCAATCCATTTCTGGTCAACGACAGACGATATATGAGTTTTGAAGATCGCTTTACCACATTTAACAAAAAACTCCGCACCAGAATTCAATATACTTACACTACCAACAATCTCAGCAAGACTTTTTACAGTAAAAAGAATACAAATACTGGTATGATTTCATTCACCTTCAGGCCTTCCAAAAAACTACCCTCTTTCGACCTGAGCTACCGTTATTTCAACCGGTTGGAAAAAAGCATTCAGGAAGGAAAGCAAATATCACTTACCGAGCTACATAATCTGGTCAGCGGATTTTTGTGGAACCTGAAAACAGGCTCATTTCAACATATTCTTCAGGTAAATTACAATTATTATCTCAGAAAGACTCCCGGCTCACCAACCGCTTCCCGTTCGCTTAATTTTTATCTTAATGAGCAATACCGCAAAAATCTTATGTTTTCGGCTTATTTTAACAGTTTTGTTATGACAAATGATTCGGCCGATCTGGGTATTATCAATATGTTAGGAATAAAAATTAACCTGATTTCAAGGAATGAGAAACTGAAAACAGGAGGTGGAATCAGCCGTGTGGTCAATGAAGAAAGCGGATTAATGGAAGCATCTGTTCGAATGACTTATGAAGCAGAAATCTCTTATTCCCCTGTTAAAAATTTGATTTTTACGCTTAACGGAGGATATGGTTCCTATCGGGAAGATAAAATTCCCGTTGAGAATTATCAGGAAAAATGGATCTACATACGCCTGAATTATTTGATTGACTGATATTTGAAACTCCAACTATTTCATTGAATAATGATTCTATACGATAATACACTGATTTCACTCGACATTTTTAAGGTAAAATTCTGTTGCGATCTGCCCAACTGTTCAGGTCTTTGTTGCATCGAAGGAGATTCAGGAGCACCACTCGAACCAGAGGAAACTGATATTATCAGCAGCCATCTTGAAAAAATAAAACCCTTTATGAATCCGGAATTTGTTCATGTTCTTGATAACGAGGGATTTATGATGAAAGATCCGGATGGAGATTTTTGCACCAGATGTATTGAAAACAAAGACTGTATATTTTCCTATATACATAAAGGGATTTACCGCTGTGCCATTGAAACGGCTTATCGTAACAAAGAAATTGACTTTATCAAACCCATTTCCTGTCATTTGTATCCTATCCGGCTTGGAAAAATTAAAAACGAACTAATTACCGTGAATTATCATGAATGGTCAATATGCAAACCGGCTCTCGTAAAAGGTCATTTTCAGGGAAAGCCTATGTTTCGTTTTTTGAAAGCCGCTTTAATCAGGCGTTTTGGGGAAAACTGGTATGAGGAAATGGAAAATATTTACAAACAACTGAAGGAAGAGAATCAGTTACAATAAGTCTGCACCATGTTTTCCGCTTTAGGATGCCCCAACTGAGCTGCTTTGGCCAGATCTTCACAGGCTGATTGCTTCTGATTAAGCTGCAACCTTAATACTCCTCTGTTGTATAAGCCATCAGGGAAATCTGGTTGTATCGAAAGACATTTATCAAGGTCTTTTAATGCTTCATTCAGGTTTCTCATTCTGACATACACCAAGGCTCTGAAGTTATAGGCAGGATAATATAAAGGGCTGATTTTTATACATTTATTAAAATCTTCTATGGCTTTTTCATAATTTTTCAAATTAAGGTAAGCCAACCCACGGTTGCAATATGCTTTGCTGTATTCAGGATTGAGATTCAGACATTTGTTAAAATCCGAAAGCGCTTCTTCTATTTTACCTGCCTGGGCATAGGTGGCTCCCCTGTTGTTGTAAGCTGAATAATAATCCGGTTTAATACTGATGGCCTTGTTAAAATCATCCAGTGCCCCGTTCAAATCGCCCAGTGTTGCTTTTATATTTCCTCTGTTGATATAGCTTTGATAAAATTCAGGATTCAGTTCAAGTGCCTTATTAAGGGCATTAATGGCTTCAGGATAATTCTGTTCCTCATCGGCTTTGGCCATCCCCAGCTTATCCCATGCCCGGTAAACCTGAGGATATTTTTCTGTAACATCTGTCCAGAGACTTATGCTGTTTTGCCAGATATCAGTTCGCTGATAAGTCAGGTATGATAATATGGCAATGTATCCGGTCAAGACAAAAGTAACTGTATTTTTATAAAGCGGAAATTTTTCCGATAACCTGTTGAAAAATAAAGCGATAAGTATAAAAATACCGGCAGAAGCCACATAGACAAAACGGTCGGCCATGACAAAATCATTGATTTGTATCAGTTGCAGAACCAGAACAATATTCAGGATAAAAAACGAAAGCAGTAAAGCATATTCTTTCACTTTCCGGAATAAAAAAACGGTTAATGCAAGCACGCCCACAGGAGGCAATAAAAACAGCCAATATAAGGCAGGAATTTCGGC encodes:
- a CDS encoding tetratricopeptide repeat protein; protein product: MKKTNIQTKNQKKPVSKKQVNPETRRTIVWTAGIILFTTFVFSPVFNNKPTNFDDVVYVTENPYIINLSFQNIGKIFSEFYYGGYYPLTLLSFATDYAISGGNPSFHILVNFLFHLANTLLLFWIVVLIFKNRTVALISALLFAVHTLHVESVAWISERKDVLYAFFYFLSLIIYLKYIEKQKIKYLIISMILFLMSVLSKTMAVALVGVLPLLDWFYGRKWLSRKVLMEKIPFVLIAVIFGIIAIKSQSSIGAIAEETTLPLLQRIVFAGYAFTMYLVKLLYPFHLSAFYPYPVQAGAEIPALYWLFLLPPVGVLALTVFLFRKVKEYALLLSFFILNIVLVLQLIQINDFVMADRFVYVASAGIFILIALFFNRLSEKFPLYKNTVTFVLTGYIAILSYLTYQRTDIWQNSISLWTDVTEKYPQVYRAWDKLGMAKADEEQNYPEAINALNKALELNPEFYQSYINRGNIKATLGDLNGALDDFNKAISIKPDYYSAYNNRGATYAQAGKIEEALSDFNKCLNLNPEYSKAYCNRGLAYLNLKNYEKAIEDFNKCIKISPLYYPAYNFRALVYVRMRNLNEALKDLDKCLSIQPDFPDGLYNRGVLRLQLNQKQSACEDLAKAAQLGHPKAENMVQTYCN
- a CDS encoding DUF3109 family protein, yielding MILYDNTLISLDIFKVKFCCDLPNCSGLCCIEGDSGAPLEPEETDIISSHLEKIKPFMNPEFVHVLDNEGFMMKDPDGDFCTRCIENKDCIFSYIHKGIYRCAIETAYRNKEIDFIKPISCHLYPIRLGKIKNELITVNYHEWSICKPALVKGHFQGKPMFRFLKAALIRRFGENWYEEMENIYKQLKEENQLQ